Below is a window of Defluviimonas sp. SAOS-178_SWC DNA.
TTATCCGCTTCGCAATCGTGGTGAGCGAGCGATAGGTCCGGCCATCGAGGATGTACCCCCCGGAGGTGACCTCCACACCGTTGGTGCGACCATTCCACTCCCGGACAAGGTACGATCCGGCTGACGCTTTTGGGGGCGTAGCACCCCCGCGCCTGGCGGCCTCTGCGACGGAGCGCAACTCGCGCCCGATCGGAGCGGGGTAAGCGTCGCATCTGGCGCAAGATACACATCGGGATCGACGAAGAAACGCTGGAGGTGCGGGCCGTCGAAGTCACCGGCAGCAACATCGGCGATGCGCCCATTCTGCCTGACCTTCTGGATCAG
It encodes the following:
- a CDS encoding DUF2924 domain-containing protein produces the protein MRSVAEAARRGGATPPKASAGSYLVREWNGRTNGVEVTSGGYILDGRTYRSLTTIAKRITGAHWSGPRFFGLRPRRVG